A genomic window from Candidatus Tumulicola sp. includes:
- a CDS encoding NHL repeat-containing protein — MMRRGTVLFAAIALLLVACNGAGTAPFFGPPPNAGFYIMDGTNSRVIRISDLTGAGFVVYGSFGSGVGNFNDVSGIVVGPDNKIYVDDTDNNRIVRMNDMSGSGWTTFGSLGAGTNQFSLGEGIVLDASNRIYVADGSNDRVVRFNDMTGTGWTAFGTAGAGTNQFGFPRGLALDASTRIYITDEGNGRIVRIDDMTGTNWTTYGTSGSGVANFNFPTGLAVDGSGRIYVADDNNHRIVRIDNMSGANWTAYGTQGAGVGNFSFPGKVNLDASGRIYVTDEGNNRIVRIDDMSGTNWTTYALPGGGSPVDFAIH, encoded by the coding sequence ATGATGAGACGTGGCACGGTTCTATTCGCGGCGATTGCATTGCTTTTGGTCGCCTGTAATGGCGCCGGCACGGCGCCGTTCTTCGGACCGCCGCCCAACGCCGGCTTCTACATCATGGATGGTACGAACTCGCGCGTCATTCGCATCAGCGACTTGACCGGCGCAGGCTTTGTCGTTTACGGTTCATTCGGTTCCGGCGTTGGGAATTTTAACGACGTGAGCGGCATTGTGGTGGGACCCGACAACAAGATCTATGTCGACGATACGGACAATAATCGCATCGTGCGGATGAACGATATGTCCGGCAGCGGGTGGACCACGTTCGGTTCGCTTGGCGCCGGCACGAACCAGTTCAGCCTCGGCGAAGGCATCGTTCTTGACGCGAGCAACCGCATCTACGTCGCCGATGGCAGCAATGATCGCGTCGTGCGCTTCAACGACATGACGGGAACGGGTTGGACGGCCTTCGGCACGGCCGGTGCGGGTACCAATCAGTTCGGATTCCCGCGCGGCCTTGCGCTGGATGCGAGCACCCGCATTTACATCACCGATGAAGGCAACGGGCGCATTGTGCGCATCGACGACATGACCGGCACGAATTGGACGACCTATGGCACGTCGGGCAGCGGCGTTGCTAATTTCAATTTTCCGACCGGCTTGGCCGTGGATGGGTCCGGGAGAATCTACGTCGCCGACGACAACAACCATCGCATCGTGCGCATCGATAACATGAGCGGTGCGAATTGGACGGCGTACGGCACCCAGGGTGCGGGCGTCGGGAACTTCAGCTTCCCGGGGAAGGTCAACCTCGACGCCTCCGGACGCATCTACGTGACGGATGAGGGCAACAACCGCATCGTGCGCATCGACGACATGAGCGGCACGAACTGGACGACATATGCGCTGCCGGGTGGCGGATCGCCCGTCGACTTCGCGATCCACTAG
- a CDS encoding YifB family Mg chelatase-like AAA ATPase, whose product MLAIGYSAALRGIDAYVVRVEVVGVPTTDISIHIVGLADRSIQESKERVNAAVRSCGYLFPTYKVVVNLAPADIRKEGAAFDVPLALAILAMDGQIDAKNLRGVIAIGELALDGAVKAVGGVLPIAIGAKRAGFTKLILPADNVAEAALVDGLTLFPVRTLPQAVDVVLGRSTLGIASTGSREELAVEPTHYSEDLEDVRGQERAKRAMEVAAAGGHNLLFVGAPGSGKTMLARRIPSIMPSLTAAEALEVTKLYSVSGLLRNKSRLVTSRPFRAPHHTVSATALVGGGSLPRPGEVSLAHCGVLFLDELPEFPRSALEVLRQPLEDATVTVCRTAGTVTYPAKFMLVASLNPCPCGYSGDKLRGCSCSPHAIARYLSKLSGPLLDRVDIHVEVPRLPYEDMARRTPAEPSGAVRARVEAARRRQRERLGSAGCNAAMPAKSLRQYCALEDRCRGLLAAAVTKLHLSARAHDRILRVARTIADLAGADAIAPAHLAEAIGYRSLDRSLWAS is encoded by the coding sequence ATGTTGGCCATTGGATACTCGGCGGCGCTGCGCGGCATCGACGCCTATGTGGTGCGCGTGGAAGTCGTCGGCGTGCCCACGACCGACATCAGCATCCACATCGTCGGGCTTGCAGACCGCTCCATTCAAGAGTCGAAGGAGCGCGTCAACGCCGCTGTGCGCTCGTGCGGCTATCTCTTCCCGACCTACAAGGTCGTCGTCAACCTGGCGCCGGCCGATATCCGCAAAGAGGGCGCCGCGTTCGACGTGCCTTTAGCCTTGGCGATCTTGGCGATGGATGGCCAGATCGACGCGAAGAATCTGCGAGGCGTCATCGCTATCGGTGAGCTTGCGCTCGACGGAGCGGTGAAAGCGGTTGGGGGCGTGCTTCCCATCGCGATCGGCGCCAAGCGCGCCGGCTTTACGAAATTGATCCTGCCCGCTGATAATGTAGCGGAAGCGGCGCTCGTGGATGGACTCACGCTGTTTCCAGTGCGCACGCTTCCGCAGGCCGTTGACGTGGTGCTCGGCCGGAGCACGTTAGGAATCGCGTCGACTGGGAGCCGAGAAGAGCTCGCCGTCGAGCCTACTCATTACTCTGAAGACCTCGAGGACGTGCGCGGTCAAGAGCGAGCCAAACGTGCGATGGAAGTGGCGGCGGCGGGCGGCCACAACTTGTTGTTCGTGGGCGCACCGGGAAGCGGCAAGACGATGCTGGCGCGGCGCATCCCGTCGATCATGCCTTCGCTCACCGCTGCCGAGGCGCTCGAAGTAACCAAGCTCTACAGCGTGAGCGGTTTGCTGCGCAACAAATCGCGCTTGGTGACCTCGCGCCCATTTCGGGCGCCACATCATACGGTGAGCGCCACCGCGCTGGTCGGCGGCGGTTCGTTGCCGCGGCCCGGTGAAGTCTCCCTGGCCCACTGCGGGGTGCTGTTCTTAGACGAGTTGCCGGAGTTCCCGCGTTCCGCGCTCGAGGTATTGCGCCAACCGCTTGAAGATGCGACGGTCACCGTGTGCCGCACCGCCGGCACGGTGACGTATCCCGCGAAATTCATGCTCGTCGCCAGCCTCAACCCGTGCCCCTGCGGCTACAGCGGCGACAAGTTGCGCGGCTGTTCGTGTTCGCCGCACGCGATCGCGCGTTATCTCTCGAAGCTTTCGGGACCGTTACTCGATCGCGTCGATATCCACGTTGAGGTGCCGCGTCTGCCGTATGAAGACATGGCGCGCCGTACGCCTGCGGAGCCCTCGGGTGCGGTACGGGCGCGTGTCGAAGCGGCGCGCCGGCGCCAGCGCGAGCGGCTCGGCAGCGCGGGCTGCAACGCGGCGATGCCAGCCAAGTCGCTACGCCAGTATTGCGCGCTCGAGGATCGATGCCGCGGACTGCTCGCGGCAGCCGTCACCAAATTGCACTTGTCGGCGCGCGCGCACGATCGCATCTTACGCGTCGCCCGGACGATCGCGGACCTCGCCGGCGCGGACGCGATCGCCCCGGCGCACTTGGCCGAGGCGATCGGCTATCGAAGTTTGGATCGCTCGCTGTGGGCGAGCTGA
- a CDS encoding substrate-binding domain-containing protein — MKNRPFSMIVGAAIAASLTLSACTQSSNNASSTAGPAGGKTIGVSLLDLEAQFYQAMEQGMKDEAGKYGYAISFTDANHDQAKQTSQVEDFISKHVDAIVLSPADSKAVGPAIVEANTAKVPVFTADIASTASKGDVISHIASDNVQGGKVAADLLGKALNGQGTIAIIDEPEVTSVQDRVKGFKDELKAKYPNVTIVADQPAGGERAKAASVMDNLQQRFPNLSGVFGINDDSALGALASIKSTGKVGKIKIVGYDANPEAKKAIDAGQMVGDPEQHPDLIGKLTIDAIHDYFSGKVPPKRVPVQVGSYTGKQPTH, encoded by the coding sequence TTGAAAAATCGGCCGTTCTCGATGATTGTCGGCGCCGCGATCGCGGCTTCTCTGACGCTTTCGGCGTGCACGCAAAGTTCCAACAACGCGAGCAGCACGGCGGGACCCGCCGGCGGCAAGACGATTGGCGTGTCGCTGCTCGATCTCGAAGCGCAGTTCTATCAGGCGATGGAACAAGGCATGAAGGATGAAGCCGGCAAGTACGGTTATGCGATCTCCTTCACCGATGCGAACCACGATCAAGCGAAACAGACGTCACAGGTCGAGGACTTCATCAGCAAGCACGTGGACGCGATCGTGCTGTCGCCGGCCGATTCGAAAGCCGTGGGCCCGGCGATCGTCGAGGCCAATACCGCAAAAGTCCCCGTGTTCACCGCGGACATCGCGAGCACGGCCAGCAAGGGCGACGTGATCAGCCACATCGCCTCCGACAACGTTCAGGGCGGCAAGGTCGCAGCCGATCTGCTCGGCAAAGCGCTCAACGGCCAAGGCACGATCGCCATCATCGACGAGCCGGAAGTGACCTCCGTCCAAGATCGCGTGAAGGGCTTCAAGGACGAGCTCAAGGCCAAATATCCAAACGTCACGATCGTGGCGGATCAGCCCGCCGGCGGAGAACGCGCCAAGGCGGCATCTGTGATGGACAATCTGCAGCAGCGCTTTCCAAATCTCTCGGGCGTGTTCGGCATCAACGACGACTCCGCGCTCGGCGCTCTCGCTTCGATCAAATCCACCGGTAAGGTCGGCAAGATCAAGATCGTGGGATACGACGCCAACCCCGAAGCCAAGAAAGCGATCGACGCCGGCCAGATGGTCGGCGACCCGGAGCAGCACCCCGATCTCATCGGTAAGCTGACCATCGACGCCATCCACGACTACTTCTCCGGCAAGGTGCCGCCCAAGCGAGTGCCGGTGCAGGTCGGTTCGTACACCGGAAAGCAGCCGACCCACTAA
- a CDS encoding sugar ABC transporter ATP-binding protein has product MTMRGIAKSYPGVRALDGVDFDVRCGEVHALVGENGAGKSTLVKILAGAVHPDGGSIEVEGKPVIIASPKHSQALGIAVIHQEFNLVPQLSAAENVMLGREPTRGPAIDWKELYKQAAGLFARLGVDVPLLALVRTLSVAQQQMIEIAKALSVKARVIFMDEPSAALSGREVEHLFEIIRTLTKQGVGIVYISHRLDEVFAIADRITVFRDGRLVGTDDAKNLTQDAVIKLMVGRTLEAHFPTLPLEPDRTGVPLLSVRNLTTAGRMHDVSLDVHQGEILGIAGLVGAGRTSLLRAICGADSFDSGSLLWKGAALHPRSPHDAIAAGLALVTEDRKTQGLVLGMTIRENVTLPHLAEFTHHGVVSRLEETAAVSRLAAELRIRAPSIEQIVRALSGGNQQKVVLAKWLLERAELICFDEPTRGIDVGAKAEIYDLMVGLAKAGTGIIMVSSELPEVLGMSMRVVVMRGGGVVAEFKRGEATQDAVARFMTGAAAA; this is encoded by the coding sequence ATGACGATGCGCGGCATCGCCAAATCCTATCCCGGCGTGCGCGCGCTCGACGGCGTCGACTTCGACGTCCGGTGCGGCGAGGTGCATGCGCTGGTCGGCGAAAACGGCGCCGGCAAATCGACGCTGGTGAAAATCCTCGCCGGCGCGGTACACCCGGATGGCGGTTCGATCGAGGTCGAGGGCAAGCCGGTCATCATCGCGTCTCCCAAACACTCGCAAGCGCTCGGCATCGCGGTCATCCATCAGGAATTCAATCTCGTGCCGCAGCTATCCGCAGCCGAGAACGTGATGCTCGGACGCGAGCCGACGCGCGGTCCGGCGATCGATTGGAAAGAGCTCTACAAGCAGGCCGCGGGGCTGTTCGCTCGGCTCGGCGTGGACGTGCCGCTGCTCGCGCTCGTGCGCACGTTGTCGGTGGCCCAGCAGCAGATGATCGAGATCGCCAAGGCCTTATCGGTGAAGGCGCGCGTGATCTTCATGGACGAGCCGTCGGCCGCGCTGTCCGGGCGCGAGGTCGAGCACCTCTTCGAGATCATCCGCACGCTCACGAAACAAGGCGTCGGGATCGTGTACATCTCGCACCGGCTCGATGAGGTCTTCGCGATCGCCGACCGCATCACGGTGTTCCGTGACGGGCGGCTGGTGGGCACCGACGACGCCAAGAACCTCACGCAAGACGCCGTCATCAAGCTGATGGTCGGGCGGACCTTAGAGGCGCACTTTCCAACGCTGCCGCTGGAACCGGACCGCACCGGTGTGCCGTTGCTCTCGGTGCGCAATCTCACGACGGCCGGCCGCATGCATGACGTGAGTCTGGATGTTCATCAGGGCGAGATCCTCGGCATCGCCGGATTGGTGGGCGCGGGCCGCACATCGCTGCTGCGGGCCATTTGCGGCGCGGATTCCTTCGATTCCGGCTCGCTGCTTTGGAAAGGAGCAGCGTTGCATCCACGCAGCCCGCACGACGCGATCGCGGCGGGCCTCGCGCTCGTCACGGAAGATCGCAAGACCCAGGGCCTGGTGCTGGGCATGACGATCCGAGAAAACGTCACGCTGCCGCATCTCGCGGAGTTCACGCACCACGGCGTCGTGAGCCGCCTCGAGGAGACCGCCGCCGTCTCAAGACTAGCAGCCGAGCTGCGCATCCGTGCCCCATCCATCGAACAGATCGTGCGCGCCCTGTCCGGCGGTAATCAACAAAAAGTCGTGCTGGCGAAATGGCTGCTCGAACGCGCCGAGCTCATCTGCTTCGACGAGCCGACGCGCGGCATCGACGTCGGCGCAAAAGCAGAGATCTACGACCTCATGGTCGGTTTGGCCAAAGCCGGCACCGGGATCATCATGGTGTCATCCGAGCTGCCCGAGGTCTTGGGCATGTCGATGCGCGTGGTCGTGATGCGCGGAGGAGGCGTGGTGGCGGAGTTCAAGCGCGGGGAAGCGACGCAAGACGCCGTCGCGCGTTTCATGACCGGGGCGGCGGCCGCTTAG
- a CDS encoding ribose ABC transporter permease, with protein sequence MANLQAKATAETQAAAAETAKKRRRSALRTAGLVAGLVVLLGVLNGLTHGDFLAPGNVVNVLRQISVNAILAAGQTFVIITAGIDLSVGSLIALTGVLMAGTLSGQPSPIFGLFLAIAVGLGVGGIAGAINGVPVVKLGLAPFITTLSMMLMARGLAFLYTGGRPIEINNDMFNFAGAGLISVGHIFGIPGIPVPVIIMLAIILAGHFVLTQTRFGRYVFAIGGNEEAARLSGINVGGVKVGVFIISGALAGLASLLLAARLNSGIPQSGEGYELQCIAAVVVGGTSLFGGRGSMGGTFVGALLIGVLYNLMNLLNVQSYAQEVVLGAVILSALLLDAVRRRFFAPR encoded by the coding sequence GTGGCGAATCTGCAAGCCAAGGCTACGGCAGAAACCCAAGCAGCCGCCGCTGAGACGGCCAAGAAACGTCGCCGCTCGGCCCTGCGCACCGCAGGTCTTGTCGCAGGCTTAGTCGTGCTGTTAGGGGTCCTCAACGGCCTTACCCACGGCGATTTCCTCGCGCCGGGCAACGTCGTCAACGTGCTGCGCCAGATCTCGGTCAACGCGATTCTCGCCGCCGGGCAAACCTTTGTGATCATAACCGCCGGCATCGACCTCTCAGTCGGGTCGCTCATCGCGCTGACCGGCGTGCTCATGGCCGGGACGCTGTCGGGTCAGCCGTCGCCAATCTTCGGGCTGTTCCTGGCTATCGCCGTCGGACTGGGTGTGGGCGGTATCGCCGGCGCAATCAACGGCGTGCCGGTTGTGAAACTGGGCTTAGCCCCTTTCATCACGACGCTATCGATGATGCTCATGGCGCGCGGCCTAGCGTTTCTCTATACCGGCGGACGGCCGATCGAGATCAACAACGACATGTTCAACTTCGCCGGAGCCGGGCTGATCAGCGTCGGCCACATCTTCGGCATTCCCGGCATCCCTGTGCCGGTCATCATCATGCTCGCCATCATCCTCGCTGGCCACTTCGTACTTACGCAGACACGCTTCGGGCGTTACGTATTCGCGATCGGCGGCAACGAAGAGGCGGCGCGCCTGTCCGGCATCAACGTGGGCGGCGTGAAGGTCGGCGTCTTCATAATCTCCGGCGCTCTCGCCGGACTGGCCAGCCTCCTGCTGGCGGCACGCTTGAACTCCGGCATCCCCCAATCTGGCGAGGGATACGAGCTCCAGTGCATCGCAGCCGTCGTTGTGGGCGGAACGTCCCTTTTCGGCGGCCGCGGGTCGATGGGTGGAACGTTCGTAGGCGCGCTGCTCATCGGAGTGCTGTACAATCTGATGAATCTTCTGAATGTCCAATCGTACGCGCAGGAAGTCGTCCTCGGCGCGGTAATCTTGAGCGCCTTGCTGCTCGACGCAGTCCGCAGGCGTTTTTTCGCCCCAAGGTAA
- a CDS encoding universal stress protein, which translates to MNPAFEPAGIVIGLLIIGAVASSMYWMLHAPSSRTTMIAASASEHATEISGKVLVVFSADIQSEVLMALAARMAARQHAQVLAIYVIEVPYTLPIEAELPQAERTALEVLTAAEEIGRKVNVDIQTRTIRDRQAGPAIIGAAREENASLIVMGTYREHGYTGAPLAKTIEFVTTHTQTDVLIGVSSIDSESMLSVGPADFTVQLGRRKK; encoded by the coding sequence TTGAACCCCGCGTTCGAGCCGGCCGGCATCGTGATCGGCCTGTTGATCATCGGCGCCGTCGCATCGAGCATGTACTGGATGCTTCATGCGCCGTCGTCGCGCACGACGATGATCGCCGCATCGGCGTCCGAGCACGCGACCGAGATCTCGGGCAAAGTGCTCGTGGTCTTTTCGGCGGACATCCAGTCCGAAGTGCTGATGGCACTGGCGGCGCGCATGGCGGCGCGGCAGCACGCGCAGGTCCTGGCGATTTACGTCATCGAGGTGCCCTACACGCTGCCGATCGAGGCCGAGTTGCCGCAAGCCGAGCGCACCGCGCTCGAGGTGCTGACCGCCGCGGAGGAGATCGGGCGCAAAGTCAACGTGGACATCCAAACGCGCACCATCCGAGACCGGCAGGCCGGCCCCGCCATCATCGGGGCCGCGCGAGAGGAAAACGCGAGCCTTATCGTTATGGGTACGTACCGCGAACACGGCTACACGGGGGCGCCGCTCGCGAAAACCATCGAATTCGTCACCACGCACACGCAGACCGACGTGCTCATCGGTGTGTCCAGTATCGATTCGGAGAGCATGCTCAGCGTAGGCCCCGCAGATTTCACCGTGCAGCTAGGCAGAAGGAAAAAATGA
- a CDS encoding protein kinase has protein sequence MSVPANTVLANRYRIIERVGGGGMGEVFRGMDHVLEREVAIKLLTEQSDEVNRRFLVEAQSMARLNHPNIVSVYDVGVDREFSYIILEYVRGRTVRQLDRTALGIHGTIDLAIQILTALQYAHERDVVHRDLKPGNVILADDGTLKVMDFGLARRLSDVTNLEQSGEIIGTIAYLPPERFLGKPGDRSSDLYSVGVLMYELLCGVLPFASPTADLAEVMRLRVSQPPRRPREINPRVPEALDQVVMRLLQTDPAKRPHDAATIIAQLRSIRHATRSAPDERPAGRERGEPAERLRVARALDLMVEGRRQGLGGGGRGAKARYLAALKLLRKPL, from the coding sequence ATGAGTGTTCCCGCCAACACGGTCCTCGCCAACCGTTACCGCATCATCGAGCGGGTCGGCGGCGGCGGCATGGGTGAAGTGTTCCGCGGCATGGATCACGTGCTGGAACGAGAGGTGGCGATCAAGCTGCTCACCGAGCAATCGGATGAGGTCAACCGGCGTTTCTTGGTCGAGGCGCAATCCATGGCGCGGCTCAACCATCCGAACATCGTGAGCGTGTACGACGTCGGCGTCGATCGAGAATTCTCGTACATCATCTTGGAGTACGTGCGTGGCCGCACCGTGCGCCAACTCGACCGGACCGCGCTCGGCATCCACGGAACGATCGACCTCGCGATTCAAATACTCACGGCGCTGCAATACGCGCACGAACGAGACGTGGTGCATCGCGATCTCAAGCCCGGCAACGTCATCCTCGCAGACGACGGCACGCTGAAGGTGATGGATTTCGGGCTGGCCCGGCGCCTTTCGGACGTGACCAACCTCGAGCAGAGCGGCGAGATCATCGGGACGATCGCGTACCTCCCGCCTGAGCGCTTCCTTGGGAAGCCCGGCGACCGCTCGAGCGATCTCTACTCGGTCGGCGTGCTGATGTACGAGCTGCTGTGCGGCGTCTTGCCGTTCGCCAGCCCTACTGCGGATCTGGCCGAGGTCATGCGACTGCGGGTCAGCCAGCCTCCGCGACGTCCACGGGAGATCAATCCGCGCGTGCCCGAAGCTCTGGACCAAGTCGTGATGCGGCTCCTTCAAACCGATCCGGCAAAGCGTCCGCACGACGCCGCCACCATCATCGCCCAATTGCGCTCGATCCGGCACGCGACACGCAGCGCACCCGACGAGCGCCCGGCGGGGCGAGAACGCGGCGAGCCGGCAGAGCGCCTGCGCGTGGCGCGAGCCCTCGACTTGATGGTCGAGGGCAGGCGGCAGGGCCTGGGCGGAGGCGGGCGCGGGGCAAAGGCGCGCTACCTCGCGGCGCTCAAGCTTCTGCGCAAGCCATTGTAG
- a CDS encoding YraN family protein, whose translation MKRRPRAGLAAAGGAAERIAAAFLRERGYHVLEHNFRCRGGEIDLVALDGSTLVFLEVKMRRTLARGAPIEAVTALKQARIRRAAQSYLAYCGQVFHRIRFDVISIMKTARTTDITHLKAAFEAPPA comes from the coding sequence GTGAAGCGACGGCCCCGAGCGGGCTTGGCGGCCGCCGGCGGCGCCGCCGAGCGAATCGCCGCCGCTTTTCTGCGTGAGCGCGGGTATCACGTGCTCGAGCATAATTTTCGCTGCCGCGGCGGCGAGATCGACCTGGTCGCGCTCGACGGCAGCACGTTGGTATTCCTCGAGGTGAAGATGCGGCGCACTCTGGCCCGCGGCGCGCCGATCGAGGCCGTGACCGCGCTCAAACAAGCGCGCATCCGACGGGCCGCGCAGTCGTATCTCGCATACTGCGGCCAGGTGTTCCATCGCATCCGCTTCGACGTGATCAGCATCATGAAGACCGCGCGCACGACGGATATCACGCATTTGAAAGCGGCATTCGAGGCGCCGCCGGCATGA
- a CDS encoding ribonuclease HII, with the protein MKPRERRRLKRLHAFERAAWESGAHYVCGVDEVGRGPLAGPVVACAVVIDKPLELEHLNDSKVVTMLRRQELEAVIRSQAVCVSLGWADVEEIDRINILQASRLAMARALAGLSVPPCRVFVDAVSIPGCPYPQESIIDGDAKSAAIAAASIVAKVARDAHMALLDALFPEYGFAQHKGYATLEHLHVLARLGPCAHHRRSFAPVIAPPFDFVFDRGAP; encoded by the coding sequence GTGAAGCCCAGGGAGCGCCGGCGCCTCAAACGGCTGCACGCTTTCGAGCGCGCGGCGTGGGAGAGCGGCGCCCACTACGTGTGCGGCGTTGATGAAGTCGGCCGCGGTCCGCTCGCAGGACCCGTCGTCGCCTGCGCGGTCGTCATCGATAAGCCGCTCGAGCTCGAGCATCTCAACGACAGCAAGGTCGTGACGATGCTGCGCCGTCAGGAGCTGGAAGCGGTCATCCGCTCGCAGGCGGTATGCGTCTCGCTCGGCTGGGCCGACGTGGAAGAGATCGATCGCATCAACATCTTGCAAGCATCGAGACTCGCCATGGCACGAGCTCTCGCGGGCTTGAGCGTGCCGCCCTGCCGCGTGTTCGTCGACGCGGTCTCGATCCCAGGTTGTCCTTACCCGCAAGAGTCCATCATCGACGGCGACGCCAAATCAGCGGCGATCGCGGCAGCGAGCATCGTCGCCAAAGTGGCGCGCGACGCGCACATGGCGCTGCTTGATGCGCTATTCCCGGAATACGGCTTTGCGCAGCACAAGGGCTACGCCACGCTCGAGCACCTGCACGTGTTGGCTCGACTCGGTCCCTGCGCGCACCACCGGCGCAGCTTTGCGCCCGTCATCGCGCCCCCGTTCGATTTCGTCTTCGACCGCGGCGCCCCGTGA
- a CDS encoding GTPase translates to MSAGSAKPKAHASWFPGHMAAGMRAIDEIAAVIDVVVEVRDARLPAATAVAHLHPKLGRKPSLILLNREDLADPRVTGLWLSTLRQSGRSVFAGVGTRASSLHGLRDAIISRPRRAGRLRVAVIGAPNTGKSSVINALGRRKRAVVQDRAGVTRHVRWLPVSDGVEVLDTPGVLPPRIASPDAAWQLAACGCLPETAYDPEDVVERLAAWVRTQGLVQADRFELDAFARAHGMLRKGGELDRPAAARKLLATFRAGALLHVTFERPVVEKA, encoded by the coding sequence GTGTCGGCCGGATCCGCTAAGCCCAAAGCGCACGCGTCATGGTTCCCCGGCCACATGGCCGCGGGGATGCGCGCCATCGACGAGATCGCGGCGGTCATCGACGTCGTGGTCGAGGTACGAGATGCGCGGCTGCCTGCCGCGACCGCCGTCGCCCATCTGCATCCAAAGCTCGGCCGTAAGCCGTCGCTCATCTTGCTCAATCGCGAAGACCTCGCAGATCCGCGCGTCACCGGCCTGTGGCTTTCAACGCTGCGCCAGTCCGGCCGATCCGTCTTCGCCGGCGTCGGCACTCGAGCGTCATCACTGCACGGTCTGCGTGACGCGATCATCAGCCGGCCGCGCCGCGCCGGGCGGCTGCGGGTCGCCGTGATCGGCGCTCCGAACACCGGCAAGTCGTCCGTCATCAACGCGCTTGGCCGCCGCAAGCGCGCGGTCGTGCAGGATCGCGCGGGCGTCACACGTCATGTCCGCTGGCTGCCCGTCAGCGACGGCGTCGAAGTGCTTGACACTCCGGGCGTGCTGCCGCCGCGCATAGCGAGTCCGGACGCCGCGTGGCAACTCGCCGCGTGCGGGTGTTTGCCGGAAACGGCCTACGATCCCGAAGACGTCGTCGAACGCCTGGCCGCTTGGGTGCGCACGCAAGGGTTGGTCCAGGCAGATCGCTTCGAACTCGATGCGTTTGCCCGCGCGCACGGGATGCTGCGTAAAGGCGGCGAACTCGACCGCCCAGCAGCGGCGCGCAAGCTGCTCGCAACGTTTCGCGCGGGAGCTCTGTTGCACGTGACCTTTGAACGCCCGGTCGTGGAAAAAGCGTGA
- the lepB gene encoding signal peptidase I translates to MALESALEGPRAGRLDRFKRIAKAAGKLALELAALCLLALLFFFRAPQVTGHSMEPQLLAGDHVLIDTLAFDFSVPAIHVRLHQLARGEVVAFVHGAGDGKESYVKRVIGVPGDAVAIVGGQVLVNSEPLAEAYVSLRDRANFTEIVVPTDSYFVLGDNRGESDDSRAFGPVPRSAITGRADFVVWPLNRVGRIR, encoded by the coding sequence GTGGCGTTGGAAAGCGCGCTCGAAGGTCCCCGCGCCGGCAGACTCGACCGCTTCAAGCGGATCGCGAAAGCCGCGGGGAAACTAGCTCTCGAACTCGCCGCGTTGTGCCTGTTGGCGCTCCTGTTCTTCTTCCGCGCGCCGCAGGTGACGGGTCACTCAATGGAGCCCCAACTGCTCGCCGGCGACCACGTGCTCATCGACACGCTGGCGTTCGATTTCAGCGTCCCCGCGATCCACGTCCGCTTGCACCAGCTGGCCCGCGGCGAGGTCGTCGCGTTCGTCCACGGTGCAGGCGACGGCAAAGAGTCGTACGTCAAGCGCGTCATCGGAGTGCCCGGCGATGCGGTCGCCATCGTCGGCGGCCAGGTGCTCGTGAACTCAGAGCCGCTCGCCGAAGCATACGTGAGCTTGCGCGACCGGGCCAACTTCACGGAGATCGTGGTACCCACGGATTCCTACTTCGTGTTGGGCGACAACCGCGGTGAGTCGGACGATTCCCGCGCCTTTGGTCCAGTCCCGCGCAGCGCGATCACCGGTCGCGCCGACTTTGTCGTGTGGCCGCTGAATCGTGTCGGCCGGATCCGCTAA